From Salinirubellus salinus, the proteins below share one genomic window:
- a CDS encoding helix-turn-helix domain-containing protein — protein sequence MRQVRFALQYEHSHDPLMDAFIEYPGLYASSLDISVSTAGLWRIDRIAGPSDGLDAVENVFLDPEICNECEPAQTDCGKSYEYEVIERSSNRCTLYTRARGEGSCHSVPYLAIKYCGNGLFFSSKRRGGTNEWTVLLPDGANVGSLYDALDSELCGSPRIHLQQVDEPSHWKDALVTRADLPYEQRLALEAAIDAGYYQTPKGITLDELSERLSLPRSTLRYRLRRAEEFVMTQFERFDSLPTSSRASRSDIQ from the coding sequence ATGCGCCAGGTACGTTTTGCGCTACAATACGAGCACAGTCACGATCCGCTCATGGACGCGTTCATCGAGTACCCCGGTCTCTATGCATCATCACTCGACATCTCGGTCTCTACTGCAGGGCTGTGGCGTATCGACCGGATAGCGGGACCCAGTGATGGGCTCGACGCCGTCGAGAACGTGTTTCTCGACCCGGAGATCTGTAACGAGTGTGAGCCCGCACAAACGGATTGTGGTAAATCGTACGAGTACGAGGTCATCGAACGAAGCAGTAACCGATGTACGCTGTATACGAGAGCACGGGGAGAGGGATCCTGTCACTCAGTTCCATATCTCGCAATCAAGTACTGTGGCAACGGACTCTTCTTCAGCTCCAAGCGCCGGGGAGGAACGAACGAATGGACGGTACTGCTTCCAGACGGAGCGAATGTTGGCTCGTTGTACGATGCGTTGGACTCCGAATTGTGTGGCTCGCCCCGTATCCATCTCCAGCAAGTAGACGAACCCAGTCACTGGAAAGACGCACTGGTTACGAGAGCCGACCTGCCATACGAGCAACGATTAGCCCTTGAGGCCGCAATCGACGCTGGCTATTACCAGACCCCCAAGGGCATCACTCTCGACGAGTTGAGCGAACGACTGTCATTGCCCCGTTCTACTCTCCGGTATCGCCTTCGGCGTGCGGAAGAGTTCGTAATGACGCAGTTTGAGCGATTTGACTCTCTGCCGACCTCCTCTCGAGCCAGCCGTTCCGACATCCAGTGA
- a CDS encoding cupin domain-containing protein → MPKVGIGVTDGPREATINRSEANPLLPEDGGMTVETVTPDELEAAESTPGVVRETVFETANNVMVRSRVAPGTTTGWHHHGDRHVYGYVIEGSGAVEYGSSGGETAETSTGEFFYISPGTVHRDINPTSEETVVLVNFVGTGPAVVNVDGPGAE, encoded by the coding sequence ATGCCGAAGGTAGGTATTGGTGTCACAGATGGCCCGAGAGAGGCTACGATCAACCGGAGTGAAGCGAACCCACTCCTCCCGGAGGACGGCGGGATGACCGTCGAAACAGTCACTCCCGACGAATTAGAGGCCGCCGAGAGCACACCCGGAGTCGTTCGAGAAACAGTGTTCGAAACTGCAAACAACGTCATGGTTCGGTCACGCGTCGCCCCCGGAACGACGACGGGCTGGCATCATCACGGCGACCGTCACGTGTACGGGTACGTCATCGAAGGCTCCGGAGCGGTCGAATACGGATCGAGCGGGGGAGAGACCGCCGAAACCAGTACAGGAGAGTTCTTTTACATTTCTCCAGGAACGGTTCACCGGGACATCAACCCGACCAGCGAGGAGACCGTCGTGCTTGTGAACTTCGTCGGAACCGGGCCAGCAGTCGTGAACGTCGACGGCCCCGGAGCCGAGTAG
- the trpG gene encoding anthranilate synthase component II has translation MSVADTDTKRVLFVDNFDSFTYNLVEYVSEHGAETEVLRNTASLDDVRAYDPDAIVVSPGPGHPKNDRDVGVTMAVLRELSPEVPTLGVCLGLEAAVYEYGGTVGRAPRPVHGKAFPVDHDGMGVFQGLEQGFTAGRYHSLVATEVPDCFEVSATTEDSGESIVMGVRHREHPIECVQFHPESVLTGRGHDVVENFLEMV, from the coding sequence ATGAGCGTCGCCGACACGGACACGAAACGCGTGCTGTTCGTCGACAACTTCGACTCGTTCACCTACAACCTCGTGGAGTACGTCTCGGAGCACGGTGCCGAGACGGAGGTCCTGCGCAACACCGCCTCGCTCGACGACGTGCGGGCGTACGACCCCGACGCCATCGTGGTCTCGCCGGGGCCGGGCCACCCGAAGAACGACCGGGACGTGGGCGTGACGATGGCCGTCTTGCGCGAGCTCTCGCCCGAGGTCCCGACGCTCGGGGTCTGTCTCGGCCTCGAAGCGGCCGTCTACGAGTACGGCGGGACCGTCGGCCGCGCCCCGCGGCCGGTCCACGGGAAGGCGTTCCCTGTCGACCACGACGGGATGGGCGTCTTCCAGGGACTCGAACAGGGGTTCACGGCTGGGCGCTACCACTCGCTGGTCGCCACCGAGGTCCCGGACTGCTTCGAGGTCTCGGCGACCACGGAGGACTCGGGTGAGTCCATCGTGATGGGCGTGCGCCACCGCGAGCACCCCATCGAGTGCGTGCAGTTCCACCCAGAGAGCGTGCTGACGGGGCGGGGGCACGACGTCGTCGAGAACTTCCTCGAGATGGTGTGA
- the trpE gene encoding anthranilate synthase component I: MSAPLDTPREAVREYAADGPAVVRVAAELDVDVEPLAAYAALTGRTSGGRGSESGDYDFLLESAEKVASSDPDGAFTPGGADRHARFSFVGYDPAAVLTVGPESGVEVFDDRYTGLFDGAFDAEGDCLDALRAALPDLPRRNFPAGDRQTLDGGLVGFLAYDAVYDLWLSEVGMERPDSRFPDAQFVLSTKTLAFDDEADTVSLVFTPVVHGREDADALYDDLVAEAERVEALLADATDPETGGFVRTAETAGPREEYEDAVRRAKEHVLDGDIYQGVISRTRELRGEVDPLGFYRALREVNPSPYMYLLGHGDLTVVGASPETLVSVRGREVVANPIAGTCPRGSSPVEDRRLAGEMLADGKERAEHTMLVDLARNDVRRVSEPGSVRVDEFMNVLKYSHVQHIESTVTGRLAADADAFDATRAAFPAGTLSGAPKIRAMEIIDDLELTPRGLYGGGVGYYSWTGDADFAIVIRTATVEDERDTAGDQRVTVQAGAGIVADSDPASEYEETEQKMGGVLAALERIETTDPTAAEDPAAGPEVSR, from the coding sequence GTGAGCGCGCCGCTCGACACCCCCCGCGAGGCGGTCCGCGAGTACGCGGCCGACGGCCCGGCCGTCGTCCGCGTCGCCGCCGAACTCGACGTGGACGTCGAACCGCTCGCGGCGTACGCAGCACTCACCGGCCGCACGAGTGGGGGGCGTGGCTCCGAGTCGGGCGACTACGACTTCCTCCTCGAGTCGGCCGAGAAGGTGGCCTCCTCGGACCCCGACGGGGCGTTCACGCCCGGCGGCGCGGACCGGCACGCCCGGTTCTCGTTCGTGGGGTACGACCCGGCCGCGGTCCTCACAGTCGGTCCCGAGTCGGGCGTCGAGGTGTTCGACGACCGGTACACCGGCCTGTTCGACGGTGCGTTCGACGCCGAGGGCGACTGTCTCGACGCGCTCCGGGCGGCGCTGCCGGACCTGCCGCGACGGAACTTCCCCGCGGGCGACCGGCAGACGCTCGACGGTGGTCTCGTCGGCTTCCTCGCGTACGACGCCGTCTACGACCTCTGGCTCTCGGAGGTCGGGATGGAGCGCCCGGACTCGCGGTTCCCGGACGCGCAGTTCGTCCTCTCGACAAAGACGCTCGCGTTCGACGACGAGGCAGACACCGTCTCGCTCGTGTTCACGCCCGTCGTCCACGGCCGCGAGGACGCCGACGCCCTGTACGACGACCTCGTGGCCGAGGCCGAGCGCGTCGAGGCGCTGCTCGCCGACGCCACCGACCCCGAGACCGGTGGGTTCGTCCGCACTGCCGAGACGGCCGGCCCCCGCGAGGAGTACGAGGACGCCGTCCGACGGGCGAAAGAGCACGTCCTCGACGGCGACATCTACCAGGGGGTCATCTCCCGGACCCGCGAACTGCGCGGCGAGGTGGACCCGCTCGGGTTCTACCGCGCGCTCCGCGAGGTCAACCCGTCGCCGTACATGTACCTGCTCGGCCACGGCGACCTGACCGTCGTCGGCGCCTCGCCCGAGACGCTCGTCTCCGTGCGTGGGCGCGAGGTGGTCGCCAACCCCATCGCCGGCACCTGTCCGCGTGGCTCCTCACCAGTCGAGGACCGCCGTCTCGCGGGCGAGATGCTCGCCGACGGGAAGGAGCGGGCAGAGCACACGATGCTGGTGGACCTCGCACGGAACGACGTGCGCCGCGTCTCGGAACCGGGCAGCGTGCGCGTCGACGAGTTCATGAACGTCCTGAAGTACAGCCACGTCCAGCACATCGAGTCCACCGTGACGGGTCGACTCGCGGCCGACGCGGACGCGTTCGACGCGACCCGGGCGGCGTTCCCGGCCGGTACCCTCTCGGGTGCGCCGAAGATACGGGCGATGGAGATCATCGACGACCTCGAACTGACCCCGCGTGGCCTGTACGGCGGCGGTGTGGGCTACTACTCGTGGACCGGAGACGCGGACTTCGCCATCGTCATCCGGACCGCGACGGTGGAGGACGAACGAGACACCGCCGGCGACCAGCGCGTCACCGTCCAGGCCGGTGCCGGCATCGTCGCCGACTCCGACCCGGCCAGCGAGTACGAGGAGACCGAACAGAAGATGGGTGGGGTGCTGGCGGCGCTCGAACGAATCGAGACGACCGACCCGACGGCCGCCGAGGACCCCGCCGCCGGCCCGGAGGTGTCCCGATGA
- a CDS encoding phosphoribosylanthranilate isomerase, whose protein sequence is MTRVKVCGVTREADLRAVADAGADAVGLISGVSVDTPREVSPERAASLAAAAPPFLTSVLVTMPERASDTVALAERVGVDAVQVHGVDPETAVELRSHVRTLVVATDADRAPAYEGCADGLLVDSVDESGAGGTGETHDWARTRELVDSLETPVVLAGGLTPENVGEAVETVGPYGVDVASGTEASGGVKDHDRVRAFVRNTRRGAEVAL, encoded by the coding sequence ATGACTCGTGTCAAGGTGTGTGGGGTCACCCGCGAGGCCGACCTTCGGGCGGTCGCCGACGCGGGTGCGGACGCCGTCGGACTGATATCGGGTGTCTCGGTGGACACCCCGCGGGAGGTGAGTCCCGAGCGGGCCGCCAGCCTCGCCGCCGCCGCGCCGCCGTTCCTCACCAGTGTCCTCGTGACGATGCCGGAGAGGGCGAGCGACACCGTCGCGCTGGCCGAACGCGTCGGCGTCGACGCGGTGCAGGTCCACGGCGTCGACCCGGAGACGGCCGTCGAGCTGCGGAGCCACGTCCGGACGCTCGTGGTCGCCACCGACGCCGACCGCGCCCCCGCCTACGAGGGGTGTGCCGACGGCCTGCTGGTCGACAGCGTCGACGAGTCCGGGGCCGGCGGCACCGGCGAGACACACGACTGGGCGCGGACCCGCGAACTCGTCGACTCGCTCGAGACGCCCGTCGTCCTGGCCGGCGGGCTGACGCCCGAGAACGTCGGGGAAGCGGTCGAGACGGTCGGCCCGTACGGCGTCGACGTGGCCTCCGGCACCGAGGCGAGCGGCGGCGTGAAGGACCACGACAGGGTCCGGGCGTTCGTCCGGAACACGCGGCGTGGGGCCGAGGTGGCGCTGTGA
- the trpD gene encoding anthranilate phosphoribosyltransferase has translation MQEYIGRVTEGGDLSQAEAREAATFVFEEATEAQIGALLTGLRAKGETEAEIAGLAEGMRGAARTIAPDRTPLVDTCGTGGDDYDTINVSTTSAIVVSGAGVPVAKHGNYSVSSSSGSADVLEVAGVNVEAEPPAVERAIERDGIGFMLAPVFHPAMKAVIGPRRELGMRTVFNVLGPLTNPAGAGAQVVGVYDPDLVPVLARALARMDVDHALVVHGSGMDEIALHGETAVAEVEGETISEYTLTPADLGLDAAPVEAIAGGTPEENAADLRGIVSGDVTGAKRDVVLANAGAAIYAAGGADSLEAGVEAAREAIASGAASEKLEQLRAGA, from the coding sequence ATACAGGAGTACATCGGACGTGTGACGGAGGGGGGCGACCTCTCGCAGGCGGAGGCCCGCGAGGCAGCCACCTTCGTCTTCGAGGAGGCGACGGAGGCACAGATCGGCGCGCTGTTGACGGGACTACGCGCGAAGGGGGAGACCGAGGCCGAGATCGCCGGGCTCGCCGAAGGGATGCGTGGGGCCGCCCGGACCATCGCGCCCGACCGGACACCGCTGGTCGACACCTGCGGCACCGGCGGCGACGACTACGATACGATCAACGTCTCTACCACGTCGGCCATCGTCGTCAGCGGGGCGGGCGTCCCGGTGGCGAAACACGGCAACTACTCCGTCTCCTCGTCGTCGGGGAGTGCGGACGTGCTCGAGGTCGCCGGCGTGAACGTGGAGGCCGAACCGCCCGCCGTCGAGCGGGCCATCGAGCGCGACGGCATCGGCTTCATGCTCGCGCCGGTGTTCCACCCGGCGATGAAGGCCGTCATCGGCCCGCGCCGGGAACTCGGGATGCGGACGGTGTTCAACGTGCTCGGACCGCTGACGAACCCGGCCGGGGCGGGCGCACAGGTCGTGGGCGTCTACGACCCCGACCTCGTCCCCGTCCTCGCACGGGCGCTGGCCCGGATGGACGTGGACCACGCGCTCGTCGTCCACGGCTCCGGGATGGACGAGATCGCTCTCCACGGCGAGACCGCCGTCGCCGAGGTCGAAGGTGAGACGATCTCGGAGTACACGCTCACGCCCGCCGACCTCGGCCTCGACGCCGCGCCGGTCGAGGCCATCGCCGGCGGCACGCCCGAGGAGAACGCCGCGGACCTGCGCGGTATCGTCTCGGGCGACGTGACGGGGGCGAAACGCGACGTCGTCCTCGCGAACGCCGGGGCGGCCATCTACGCCGCCGGCGGAGCCGACTCGCTCGAGGCCGGCGTCGAGGCCGCCCGCGAGGCCATCGCGTCGGGCGCGGCCAGCGAGAAACTCGAGCAGTTGCGGGCGGGCGCATGA
- a CDS encoding HdeD family acid-resistance protein, with amino-acid sequence MSTDTSAGTNVGGLQPVTRDQANVLVGAGVVIAIVGLLALVFPLVSGVTISIIVGAALVVGGLGHVASAFTVTGWRSRAGQLLLALVYAVFGILALANPVLTLTTLTILLVAYFLLEGVVLLALGLINRGERNWVLTVVSGAFSLLVALLVWLGLPSSAAWAIGVLFGANLLVTGGTMVVIGRGYWKAAPTETGPATGSETGGA; translated from the coding sequence ATGAGTACAGATACCTCGGCCGGAACGAACGTCGGTGGCCTGCAGCCGGTCACACGGGACCAGGCGAACGTGCTCGTCGGCGCTGGGGTCGTCATCGCGATCGTGGGACTGCTCGCGCTCGTCTTCCCCCTGGTCTCGGGAGTGACCATCTCGATCATCGTCGGCGCAGCGCTGGTCGTCGGCGGACTCGGCCACGTGGCGAGCGCGTTCACGGTCACTGGCTGGCGCTCGCGAGCCGGCCAGCTCCTGCTCGCGCTCGTCTACGCGGTCTTCGGGATACTCGCGCTGGCGAACCCCGTCCTCACGCTGACGACGCTCACCATCCTGCTCGTCGCCTACTTCCTGCTGGAGGGTGTCGTCCTCCTCGCGCTGGGGTTGATCAACCGGGGCGAGCGGAACTGGGTGTTGACCGTCGTGAGCGGTGCGTTCTCGCTGCTCGTCGCCCTCCTGGTCTGGCTCGGCCTCCCCAGCAGCGCGGCGTGGGCCATCGGCGTCCTGTTCGGCGCGAACCTGCTGGTGACGGGCGGGACGATGGTCGTCATCGGCCGTGGCTACTGGAAGGCGGCGCCGACCGAGACGGGGCCGGCGACCGGGTCGGAGACCGGCGGCGCCTGA
- a CDS encoding CBS domain-containing protein gives MDIADIAVRDSVEVDADTRLAKVRSLFERENPKGILVLDDGAYAGVITERQLLSSHVEDDTKASVMMKNAPRVERTADVREVARVLVEGGVKVAPVFEANKLWGIVTQDAILEAVLENLDVLSVDQIATDEVVTLREDDRVGRAINLLRENGISRLPVLDEDGLLSGMLTTHDIVEFAVRNEGRTTTGDRAGDSERMLDIPVYDIMNSPVQTIAASATVRDAVERMLESDYAGLVVEDEDEEIAGILTKTDVLRALTYTEEEHMDVQITNIELLDTLGREEVVTSIEETTDKYGEMQVQHAHVRFNEHKEKLRGTPLVYCQIRLRTSVGQVAGTGEGYGAESAFRVALDKLERNVIELKGVQADEEYEGQLLRKLGEL, from the coding sequence ATGGATATCGCCGATATCGCAGTTCGTGACTCTGTCGAGGTAGACGCCGACACCCGTCTGGCGAAGGTCCGCTCGCTGTTCGAGCGCGAGAACCCGAAGGGCATCCTCGTGCTCGACGATGGGGCGTACGCGGGCGTCATCACCGAGCGCCAGCTGCTCTCCTCGCACGTCGAGGACGACACGAAGGCCAGCGTGATGATGAAGAACGCACCGCGGGTGGAGCGAACCGCCGACGTCCGCGAGGTGGCGCGGGTGCTCGTCGAGGGGGGCGTGAAGGTCGCCCCCGTCTTCGAGGCGAACAAGCTCTGGGGCATCGTCACGCAGGACGCCATCCTCGAGGCCGTCCTCGAGAACCTGGACGTGCTCAGCGTCGACCAGATCGCGACCGACGAGGTCGTCACCCTCCGCGAGGACGACCGGGTCGGCCGCGCCATCAACCTCCTACGCGAGAACGGCATCTCCCGCCTGCCCGTCCTCGACGAGGACGGGCTGCTCTCGGGGATGCTCACCACCCACGACATCGTGGAGTTCGCCGTCCGCAACGAGGGGCGCACCACCACCGGGGACCGTGCGGGCGACTCCGAGCGGATGCTCGACATTCCCGTCTACGACATCATGAACAGCCCCGTCCAGACCATCGCGGCCAGCGCGACGGTCCGCGATGCCGTCGAGCGGATGCTGGAGAGCGACTACGCCGGCCTCGTCGTCGAGGACGAAGACGAGGAGATCGCGGGCATCCTCACCAAGACCGACGTGCTCCGCGCGCTCACGTACACCGAGGAGGAGCACATGGACGTCCAGATAACGAACATCGAGCTGCTGGACACGCTCGGGCGCGAGGAGGTGGTCACGAGCATCGAGGAGACCACCGACAAGTACGGCGAGATGCAGGTCCAGCACGCCCACGTCCGGTTCAACGAGCACAAGGAGAAGCTCCGCGGTACCCCGCTGGTCTACTGTCAGATCCGTCTCCGGACCAGCGTCGGACAGGTCGCCGGCACCGGCGAGGGCTACGGCGCCGAGTCGGCGTTCCGCGTCGCGCTCGACAAGCTCGAGCGCAACGTCATCGAGCTGAAGGGTGTGCAGGCCGACGAGGAGTACGAGGGACAGCTCCTGCGGAAGCTCGGCGAACTGTAG
- the radB gene encoding DNA repair and recombination protein RadB → MSEPVPTGCSTVDDLLGGGFERGAVTQVYGPPAAGKTNLAVAAAVEVAASGGTALVVDTEGLSVDRLEQLARARTARGDDLTVDDVASRIIITDALDFAEQEEAVRDAAEFAPSVDLVVLDSATGFYRLERDGDDGGSALRSVTRQVTHLLSLARQHDLAVVITNQVFSDPDSDSERVRPLGGHTLTHWSAAVVRLERFRGGNRRATLEKHRSLPAGGTARFELSDDGVVGVEDPV, encoded by the coding sequence GTGAGCGAACCCGTACCGACGGGCTGTTCGACCGTCGACGACCTGCTGGGGGGTGGCTTCGAGCGCGGCGCCGTCACGCAGGTGTACGGCCCGCCGGCGGCGGGCAAGACGAACCTCGCCGTCGCCGCGGCCGTCGAGGTGGCCGCCAGCGGCGGCACCGCGCTCGTCGTCGACACGGAGGGGCTCTCGGTCGACCGGCTCGAGCAGCTCGCCCGGGCCCGGACCGCGCGCGGTGACGACCTGACCGTCGACGACGTCGCCTCGCGCATCATCATCACCGACGCGCTCGATTTCGCCGAACAGGAGGAAGCCGTCCGCGACGCCGCGGAGTTCGCCCCGAGCGTCGACCTGGTCGTGCTGGACAGCGCCACCGGGTTCTACCGGCTCGAACGTGACGGCGACGACGGCGGGAGCGCCCTCCGGTCGGTCACTCGGCAGGTGACCCACCTGCTCTCGCTGGCCCGCCAGCACGACCTCGCGGTGGTCATCACGAACCAGGTGTTCTCGGACCCCGACAGCGACTCCGAGCGCGTGCGACCGCTCGGGGGCCACACCCTGACCCACTGGTCGGCCGCCGTCGTCCGACTGGAGCGGTTCCGCGGTGGCAATCGCCGGGCGACGCTGGAGAAACACCGCTCGCTCCCGGCGGGCGGTACGGCGCGCTTCGAACTCTCGGACGACGGCGTCGTCGGCGTCGAGGACCCGGTCTGA